In Arvicanthis niloticus isolate mArvNil1 chromosome 10, mArvNil1.pat.X, whole genome shotgun sequence, a single genomic region encodes these proteins:
- the Avpr1b gene encoding vasopressin V1b receptor — translation MDFEPSWTATPYPGGTLLVPNATTPWLGRDEELAKVEIGILATVLVLATGGNLAVLLTLGRQGHKRSRMHLFVLHLALTDLGVALFQVLPQLLWDITYRFQGSDLLCRAVKYLQVLSMFASTYMLLAMTLDRYLAVCHPLRSLQQPSLSTYPLIAAPWLLAAILSLPQVFIFSLREVIQGSGVLDCWADFYFSWGPRAYITWTTMAIFVLPVVVLTACYSLICQEICKNLKVKTQAGREKRRGWRTWDKSSSSAAAAATRGLPSRVSSISTISRAKIRTVKMTFVIVLAYIACWAPFFSVQMWSVWDENAPNEDSTNVAFTISMLLGNLSSCCNPWIYMGFNSHLLPRSLSHRACCRGSKPRVHRQLSNSSLASRRTTLLTHTCGPSTLRLSLNLSLHAKPRPAGSLKDLEQTDGEATMETSIF, via the exons ATGGATTTTGAGCCTTCTTGGACTGCCACCCCCTACCCTGGGGGCACCCTGCTTGTCCCCAATGCCACCACACCCTGGCTGGGTAGGGATGAAGAGCTAGCCAAAGTGGAGATTGGTATCCTAGCTACTGTCCTGGTTCTGGCCACAGGAGGCAACCTGGCTGTGCTACTGACCCTGGGCCGCCAGGGCCACAAGCGCTCCCGCATGCATCTGTTCGTGCTGCACTTGGCCCTGACCGACCTGGGCGTGGCGCTTTTTCAGGTACTGCCTCAGCTGCTCTGGGACATCACCTACCGCTTCCAGGGCTCTGACCTCCTCTGCCGGGCTGTCAAATATCTACAGGTGCTCAGCATGTTTGCTTCCACTTACATGCTGCTGGCCATGACGCTGGACCGGTATCTGGCTGTCTGTCATCCTCTTCGGAGCCTCCAGCAGCCCAGTCTCTCCACCTACCCTCTCATTGCTGCTccctggctgctggctgccatCCTCAGCCTCCCTcaagttttcattttttcattgcGAGAGGTGATCCAGGGCTCAGGGGTGCTGGACTGCTGGGCAGATTTCTACTTTTCTTGGGGCCCGCGGGCCTACATCACCTGGACCACCATGGCCATCTTTGTGCTGCCCGTGGTGGTGCTCACAGCTTGCTATAGCCTCATCTGCCAGGAGATCTGCAAGAATCTGAAAGTCAAGACCCAGGCTggcagggagaaaagaaggggctGGCGGACTTGGGACAAGTCCTCATCTTCTGCCGCTGCAGCCGCCACTAGGGGGCTGCCGTCCCGGGTCAGCAGCATCAGTACCATCTCCAGGGCAAAGATCCGAACAGTGAAGATGACCTTTGTCATTGTGCTGGCCTACATTGCTTGCTGGGCACCCTTCTTCAGTGTCCAGATGTGGTCTGTGTGGGACGAGAATGCCCCCAATGAAG ATTCTACCAATGTGGCTTTCACCATCTCGATGCTTTTGGGCAACCTCAGCAGCTGCTGTAACCCCTGGATCTATATGGGCTTCAACAGCCACCTGTTGCCACGTTCCCTGAGCCACCGTGCCTGCTGCAGGGGTTCCAAGCCCCGAGTACACAGGCAGCTCTCCAACAGCAGCCTTGCTAGCCGCCGCACAACACTGCTGACCCACACCTGTGGTCCATCTACTCTCCGTCTCAGCCTTAACCTCAGTCTCCATGCAAAGCCCAGGCCTGCAGGCTCACTGAAGGATTTAGAACAGACGGATGGAGAAGCCACTATGGAGACGAGCATCTTTTAG